Proteins found in one Irregularibacter muris genomic segment:
- the pduL gene encoding phosphate propanoyltransferase — translation MNRQDLRKIVEEVVKNYIEDILLVPVGVSNRHIHLKQEDLETLFGKGYQLTRYKDLKQPGEFAAQETLEVKTQKGSLKRVRILGPIRNHTQVELSLTDGYTLGINPPIRESGNIQHSSSVTLVGPKGEVILPKGAIAAYRHIHMPEDIAQKHGLTNGQIVQVETTGPRALIFKDVMLRVSDKYALEMHIDVDEANAANLKNGDRVRIREILPPIQKTK, via the coding sequence ATGAATAGGCAAGACCTAAGAAAAATAGTGGAAGAGGTAGTAAAAAATTATATAGAAGATATCTTACTTGTGCCAGTGGGTGTGTCCAATAGACACATCCACTTAAAACAAGAGGACTTAGAAACCCTCTTTGGTAAAGGCTATCAGTTGACCAGATATAAAGACTTGAAACAACCGGGAGAATTCGCTGCCCAGGAAACTCTAGAAGTCAAAACCCAAAAGGGAAGCCTCAAAAGAGTAAGAATACTAGGCCCCATCAGAAACCATACCCAAGTAGAACTCTCATTAACCGATGGCTATACCTTAGGCATCAATCCTCCCATCAGAGAATCAGGCAATATCCAACACTCGTCTAGCGTGACTTTAGTAGGTCCCAAGGGCGAAGTCATTTTGCCCAAGGGAGCCATAGCCGCCTATCGGCATATTCACATGCCAGAGGATATCGCCCAAAAACATGGGCTTACAAATGGCCAAATCGTTCAAGTAGAAACCACTGGCCCTAGAGCCTTGATCTTCAAAGACGTCATGCTTAGGGTATCAGACAAATACGCCCTAGAGATGCATATCGATGTAGATGAAGCCAATGCAGCCAATCTAAAAAATGGGGATAGAGTAAGGATTAGGGAAATCCTTCCGCCGATACAAAAAACCAAATGA
- a CDS encoding diol dehydratase small subunit: protein MIDNKALEQMIKDVMKNMQEGSSYTEPKETPKDFRMEKVTDKHYPLSEKMSEIIKTPTGKTLDAITMEGVLQEDISVNDLKIAPETLEMQAQVAESVGRDNFAKNLRRASELIAVPDERILEIYNALRPYRSTKAELMEIADELENKYSCTINAAFVREAAELYEKRGRLKA, encoded by the coding sequence ATGATAGATAATAAAGCCCTAGAGCAGATGATCAAAGACGTGATGAAAAATATGCAAGAAGGCAGTAGCTATACAGAGCCTAAGGAAACTCCTAAGGATTTTAGGATGGAAAAAGTCACTGACAAACATTATCCTTTAAGTGAAAAAATGTCTGAAATCATCAAAACCCCCACAGGAAAAACCTTAGACGCCATTACTATGGAGGGAGTATTACAGGAAGATATCTCGGTAAATGATTTAAAAATTGCGCCTGAAACCTTAGAGATGCAGGCCCAAGTGGCAGAGTCTGTAGGTCGGGATAATTTTGCAAAAAACCTTAGAAGAGCATCAGAGTTAATCGCTGTTCCTGATGAAAGAATTCTAGAAATCTATAACGCTTTACGACCCTACAGGTCTACCAAGGCAGAACTCATGGAAATAGCAGATGAGTTGGAAAATAAATATTCCTGTACCATCAACGCTGCTTTTGTACGGGAAGCAGCAGAACTTTATGAGAAAAGAGGAAGACTTAAAGCATAG
- a CDS encoding propanediol/glycerol family dehydratase medium subunit — protein MEINEKVLKSIIEEVLQNLNKKDNAAPCIIEEEALALGQKGIAQSGKRKDEVVIGIGPAFGEEQTKTITQVPHKDLLREVMAGIEEEGLTPRVIRVYHTSDVAFIAHHAATLSGSGIGVGVQSKGTTVIHSKDLAPLSNLELFPQAPLLDLDTYRDIGRNAAKYAKGESPNPVPTKNDQMARPKYQAIAALLHIKETEHVVKNKPSEELETSI, from the coding sequence ATGGAAATTAATGAAAAGGTCTTAAAGAGTATTATAGAGGAAGTACTACAAAATCTAAATAAAAAGGATAATGCAGCTCCTTGTATTATAGAGGAAGAAGCTTTAGCCCTAGGGCAAAAGGGTATCGCTCAGTCAGGAAAGAGAAAAGATGAAGTCGTCATTGGTATAGGCCCTGCCTTTGGAGAAGAGCAGACCAAAACCATTACCCAAGTACCCCATAAGGATCTCCTAAGGGAAGTTATGGCAGGAATAGAAGAGGAAGGATTAACCCCTAGGGTAATTAGAGTATATCATACCTCTGATGTAGCCTTTATCGCCCATCATGCCGCTACTTTAAGTGGCTCAGGTATCGGTGTGGGTGTCCAATCCAAGGGGACGACAGTCATTCATTCTAAAGATCTAGCGCCCCTCAGTAATTTAGAACTATTTCCCCAGGCTCCCTTGCTCGATCTAGATACTTATAGAGATATTGGGAGAAACGCTGCAAAATATGCCAAGGGAGAATCCCCCAACCCTGTTCCTACAAAAAATGATCAGATGGCTCGTCCCAAATACCAAGCCATTGCAGCCCTTCTTCATATCAAAGAAACCGAACATGTTGTGAAAAATAAGCCTTCTGAAGAGTTGGAAACGAGTATATAA
- a CDS encoding EutN/CcmL family microcompartment protein: MYLAEVKGNVVATTKNEKLIGSKLLIVQPINPAFENNGQPLIAVDTVGAGFGDRVIIASGGSARTVFQDKTPIDAAIVAIIDSLEIY; the protein is encoded by the coding sequence ATGTATTTAGCCGAAGTAAAGGGAAATGTAGTAGCCACCACCAAAAACGAAAAACTTATCGGTAGCAAACTCCTTATCGTGCAACCCATCAATCCAGCATTTGAAAATAATGGTCAGCCCCTGATCGCCGTAGATACTGTGGGTGCCGGCTTTGGAGATAGAGTCATCATCGCCTCTGGGGGATCGGCCCGGACGGTTTTTCAAGATAAAACCCCCATAGATGCGGCTATAGTGGCCATTATTGATTCTCTAGAAATCTATTAG
- the eutM gene encoding ethanolamine utilization microcompartment protein EutM has protein sequence MSNEALGMIETRGLVGAIEAADAMVKSANVSLIGYNKIGSGLVTVMVRGDVGAVKAATDAGCAAATRVGEVVSVHVIPRPHTDVENILPTRVENKGGN, from the coding sequence ATGTCCAACGAAGCATTAGGTATGATTGAAACCAGAGGTCTGGTAGGAGCCATAGAAGCTGCTGATGCCATGGTAAAATCAGCCAACGTATCCCTAATTGGATACAACAAAATAGGATCAGGATTAGTGACCGTCATGGTCAGAGGAGATGTAGGGGCTGTAAAGGCAGCTACCGACGCTGGCTGTGCAGCAGCAACAAGAGTGGGAGAAGTAGTCTCTGTTCATGTCATTCCAAGACCTCATACAGATGTGGAAAACATATTACCCACTAGAGTAGAGAATAAAGGAGGCAATTAA
- a CDS encoding BMC domain-containing protein — translation MNKSLGLIELKGLAATIVAVDTALKSAYIELHGVEAARGNGFHTIKLAGDVGAVQAAVDAIMGNREVKEDVISYKVIPRPSREIDPLIRNNANINNRPEEKTSFGQENISEERIEEIEEQEEIKQEEELDIQEIQEETQEALEESAVLGEKDTPTCNLCLDNDCPRHKGEPRKKCIHYIEKEK, via the coding sequence TTGAATAAATCATTAGGATTAATAGAGCTTAAGGGATTGGCAGCTACGATTGTTGCTGTAGATACCGCCCTAAAATCAGCCTATATAGAACTCCATGGAGTAGAAGCTGCTAGAGGAAATGGCTTTCATACCATAAAGCTAGCAGGGGATGTAGGGGCAGTACAGGCAGCAGTGGATGCCATAATGGGAAATAGGGAAGTAAAGGAGGATGTGATTTCCTACAAAGTCATTCCAAGACCTAGTAGGGAGATCGATCCTTTGATTAGAAATAATGCAAACATTAACAACCGACCAGAAGAAAAAACTTCTTTTGGCCAAGAAAATATTTCAGAGGAAAGGATAGAGGAAATAGAAGAGCAAGAAGAAATAAAACAGGAAGAAGAGTTAGACATTCAAGAGATTCAAGAAGAAACTCAGGAAGCTTTAGAAGAATCAGCAGTTCTTGGGGAAAAAGATACTCCCACCTGTAATCTATGTCTAGATAATGATTGTCCTAGACATAAGGGAGAGCCTCGAAAAAAATGCATTCATTATATTGAAAAGGAGAAATAA
- a CDS encoding propanediol/glycerol family dehydratase large subunit, with protein sequence MKSKRFEILAKRPVNQDGFVKEWPEVGLIAMDSPYDPKPSIKIEKGKVVELDGKKREDFDLIDTFVADYAINLEHAEKVMNMDSQQIAHMLVDINVPREELMKITLSLTPAKAAEVLAQMNVLELMMALTKMRARKTPSNQCHVTNVKDNPVQIAADAAESALRGFDEMETTVAVVRYAPFNAISLLIGANVGRPGILTQCAVEEATELTLGMKGFTAYAETVSVYGTEQVFIDGDDTPWSKAFLASAYASRGLKMRFTSGTGAEVLMGYAEKGSMLYLESRCIFVAKGAGVQGLQNGSISCIGVPGAVPSGIRAVLAENVLAAMLDLEVASGNDQTFSHSDIRRTARTLMQMIPGTDFIFSGYSSTPNYDNMFAGSNFDAEDYDDYNILQRDLKVDGGLRPVKEEEVIKIRNKAAKVLQATFRELNLPLITDEEVEAATYAHGSKDMPERNMVEDIKAATELMKGSITGLDIVKAIKKSGYDDVAETLLNMLKLRVSGDHLHTSAIVDQSFHVRSAVNDKNDYRGPGTGYSMSEERWQEVKDIDNALAASDFE encoded by the coding sequence ATGAAATCCAAACGTTTTGAAATTCTTGCCAAAAGGCCCGTCAACCAAGACGGATTTGTAAAGGAATGGCCAGAAGTAGGACTGATTGCCATGGACTCTCCTTATGATCCCAAACCCAGCATAAAAATAGAAAAGGGAAAAGTGGTAGAACTGGATGGTAAAAAAAGAGAAGACTTTGACCTTATTGATACCTTTGTGGCAGACTATGCCATTAATTTAGAACATGCAGAGAAAGTAATGAATATGGACTCTCAGCAAATTGCTCACATGTTAGTAGATATCAATGTGCCTAGAGAGGAGCTCATGAAAATCACTCTATCTCTTACTCCAGCCAAGGCGGCTGAAGTATTAGCCCAAATGAATGTACTAGAGCTCATGATGGCGTTAACGAAAATGAGAGCAAGAAAAACCCCCTCAAATCAATGCCATGTCACCAACGTAAAGGATAACCCTGTGCAGATTGCAGCAGATGCGGCAGAATCTGCCCTAAGAGGGTTTGATGAAATGGAAACCACTGTAGCTGTAGTAAGATATGCACCCTTTAATGCCATTTCTTTACTTATCGGAGCTAATGTAGGTAGACCGGGTATCCTTACCCAGTGTGCTGTAGAAGAGGCTACCGAATTAACCCTAGGCATGAAAGGATTTACCGCTTATGCTGAGACGGTTTCTGTCTATGGTACAGAACAAGTATTTATTGATGGAGATGACACGCCTTGGTCTAAGGCCTTTTTAGCCTCTGCCTATGCTTCACGGGGGCTGAAAATGAGATTTACTTCAGGGACTGGTGCAGAAGTTCTCATGGGTTATGCAGAAAAGGGTTCCATGCTTTACCTAGAGTCCCGTTGTATATTTGTAGCCAAGGGGGCAGGAGTACAGGGATTACAAAATGGTTCCATATCCTGTATAGGAGTACCAGGGGCAGTACCTTCTGGAATAAGAGCCGTGTTAGCAGAAAATGTATTGGCTGCCATGTTGGATTTAGAAGTGGCCTCTGGTAATGACCAGACTTTCTCCCACTCTGACATTAGAAGGACAGCTAGAACCCTTATGCAAATGATTCCAGGGACAGACTTCATCTTTTCCGGCTATTCCTCCACTCCTAATTACGATAATATGTTTGCCGGTTCTAACTTTGATGCCGAGGACTATGATGACTACAATATTCTTCAAAGAGATCTTAAAGTTGATGGTGGTTTAAGACCAGTCAAAGAAGAAGAAGTCATCAAAATAAGAAACAAAGCGGCCAAGGTGCTACAGGCTACTTTTAGAGAACTCAATCTACCCCTTATCACGGATGAAGAAGTGGAAGCTGCTACCTATGCCCATGGATCCAAGGATATGCCTGAAAGAAATATGGTAGAGGACATCAAGGCAGCTACGGAGCTCATGAAGGGCAGTATCACAGGTTTAGATATTGTCAAGGCCATTAAAAAATCCGGCTATGATGACGTGGCCGAAACCCTACTGAATATGTTAAAGCTTAGGGTATCCGGAGATCACCTTCATACCTCCGCCATAGTAGACCAAAGCTTTCACGTGCGAAGTGCAGTAAATGATAAGAACGACTATAGAGGTCCTGGTACAGGATACTCCATGAGTGAAGAAAGATGGCAGGAAGTCAAAGATATCGATAACGCTCTTGCTGCCTCTGACTTTGAATAG
- a CDS encoding diol dehydratase reactivase subunit alpha, with translation MKIIAGIDIGNASTETAIGRLQGDGGLTFLGEALVNTTGIKGTKDNLPGIYSSLNKALQNARLQLEDVDLIRINEAAPVIGDVAMETITETIITESTMIGHNPSTPGGIGIGVGISTPIEDLQSLAKGEKAIVLIPKTMGFNESARRINEAMDRGVNIPGAIAENDDGVLINNRLQKVIPIVDEVTLFDNIPKKMLTAVEVAHVGKVVEVLSNPYGIATLFELNSEETKFVVPIARALIGNRSAVVIKTPQGDVKLRSIPAGEITIVGEKNSKQINVDDGAKALMTTLELCQPVQDIVGEAGTNAGGMLERIRHVMANLTDQRHGDVKIKDLLAVDTISPQKVTGGLAGEFSMENAVGVAAMVKADKLQMDRIAKLMEERLQRSVEVGGVEAEMAIKGALTTPGADKPIAILDMGAGSTDASMMTGEGEIKHIHLAGAGNMVTLLIQTELGLDSFELAEDIKKYPLAKAESLFHIRHEDGSVEFFPQPIDPKLFARVIIIKEEEMVPIDKNLSIEKIKFVRKNAKEKVFVTNALRALSQVSLTGDIRGIEHVVLVGGSALDFEIPQLVTDALSQYGVVAGRGNIRGTMGPRNAVATGLVI, from the coding sequence ATGAAAATTATAGCAGGTATAGATATCGGAAATGCCTCAACAGAAACAGCCATAGGAAGATTGCAGGGAGATGGCGGCCTGACCTTCTTGGGTGAAGCCTTAGTAAATACCACAGGAATAAAGGGCACTAAGGATAACCTACCGGGCATTTATAGTTCTCTAAACAAAGCCCTACAGAATGCAAGGCTTCAACTGGAGGATGTGGATCTTATCCGCATCAATGAAGCGGCACCTGTTATAGGGGATGTGGCCATGGAAACCATCACGGAAACCATTATTACAGAGTCTACGATGATCGGTCACAACCCCTCCACACCTGGAGGAATAGGCATAGGGGTAGGGATATCCACTCCTATTGAAGACTTACAAAGTCTAGCCAAAGGGGAAAAGGCCATTGTTCTCATTCCTAAAACCATGGGGTTCAATGAATCCGCCCGACGAATTAATGAAGCCATGGATAGAGGAGTGAATATCCCAGGGGCTATTGCAGAAAATGATGATGGTGTGCTGATCAATAACCGCCTGCAAAAAGTCATTCCCATAGTGGATGAAGTCACTTTATTTGACAACATCCCTAAAAAAATGCTAACTGCTGTTGAGGTTGCCCATGTGGGAAAAGTGGTAGAAGTACTCTCCAATCCCTATGGCATAGCCACACTTTTTGAACTAAATAGTGAAGAAACAAAATTTGTAGTCCCCATAGCTAGAGCTCTTATTGGCAATCGCTCTGCTGTAGTCATCAAAACACCCCAGGGAGATGTAAAGCTACGCAGCATACCCGCTGGTGAAATCACTATAGTGGGGGAGAAAAATTCCAAACAAATCAATGTAGATGATGGAGCAAAGGCTCTTATGACAACCCTAGAGCTCTGTCAGCCGGTACAGGATATTGTGGGAGAGGCCGGCACCAATGCCGGGGGGATGTTAGAAAGAATTCGCCATGTCATGGCCAATCTCACCGACCAAAGACATGGGGATGTAAAGATAAAAGACCTTTTAGCCGTGGATACCATATCTCCTCAAAAAGTGACTGGAGGACTGGCAGGGGAATTTTCTATGGAAAATGCCGTAGGTGTAGCTGCCATGGTCAAGGCGGATAAACTTCAAATGGATCGGATCGCCAAGCTCATGGAAGAAAGGCTCCAAAGGTCGGTGGAAGTAGGGGGAGTAGAGGCAGAGATGGCCATAAAGGGAGCTCTCACTACCCCGGGCGCCGATAAGCCTATTGCCATCTTGGATATGGGAGCAGGTTCCACCGACGCTTCTATGATGACAGGGGAGGGAGAGATAAAGCACATTCACCTAGCTGGGGCGGGAAATATGGTCACCCTCCTCATTCAGACAGAATTGGGATTGGATAGCTTTGAACTAGCCGAGGATATCAAGAAATATCCCCTAGCCAAGGCCGAGAGCCTCTTCCACATCCGCCATGAAGATGGATCGGTAGAATTTTTTCCACAACCCATAGATCCAAAACTCTTTGCTCGGGTCATTATCATCAAAGAAGAAGAGATGGTCCCCATAGACAAAAATCTTTCCATAGAAAAAATTAAATTTGTTCGGAAAAATGCCAAGGAAAAGGTATTTGTCACCAATGCCCTAAGGGCTTTAAGTCAGGTGAGTTTGACGGGAGATATTCGGGGCATAGAACATGTTGTTCTAGTAGGGGGCTCTGCCCTAGACTTTGAAATCCCCCAACTGGTTACCGACGCCCTGTCCCAATATGGAGTAGTGGCAGGTCGGGGCAATATTCGGGGGACCATGGGACCAAGAAATGCCGTTGCTACGGGATTGGTTATATAG
- a CDS encoding glycerol dehydratase reactivase beta/small subunit family protein, whose translation MEDKNKKVCIVLCINKNIKSFEAIEEITYGIEEEGIPFTIIFKEKDDVKELCEIAIKESQLGVGIGVDSQYLASLYQEKLPENYLLFTRNLLDSLKASRDLGVNAARLVKGAPFRS comes from the coding sequence ATGGAAGATAAAAATAAAAAGGTTTGCATAGTCCTATGCATAAACAAAAACATAAAAAGTTTTGAAGCGATTGAAGAGATTACCTACGGGATAGAGGAAGAGGGAATTCCCTTTACAATAATCTTTAAAGAGAAGGATGATGTAAAGGAACTCTGTGAAATAGCCATAAAGGAATCTCAACTAGGGGTAGGTATAGGAGTCGATAGTCAGTATCTTGCAAGTCTTTATCAAGAAAAACTGCCGGAAAACTATCTCCTCTTTACCAGAAACCTACTAGATTCCTTAAAGGCTAGCAGAGACTTAGGGGTCAATGCTGCCCGCTTAGTTAAGGGCGCACCCTTTAGGAGTTGA
- a CDS encoding BMC domain-containing protein: protein MNNNALGLIETKGLVGAIEAADAMTKSANVELVGYEKIGSGLVTVMVRGDVGAVKAAVDAGTAAAQVVGEVVSTHVIPRPHADVEILIPKK, encoded by the coding sequence ATGAATAATAACGCATTGGGCTTAATTGAAACCAAAGGTTTAGTAGGAGCTATAGAAGCAGCAGATGCCATGACCAAATCCGCCAACGTAGAATTAGTAGGCTATGAAAAAATAGGTTCTGGATTAGTCACCGTTATGGTCAGAGGGGATGTAGGGGCAGTGAAGGCAGCCGTAGATGCAGGTACCGCAGCTGCCCAAGTGGTAGGAGAAGTGGTATCTACCCACGTTATTCCAAGACCTCATGCTGATGTGGAAATACTTATTCCTAAAAAGTAG
- the pduB gene encoding propanediol utilization microcompartment protein PduB → MEENLMEKVMEEVLKQLGDNKETPKGETAQPKANIGNPGLTEFVGTAIGETIGLVIANVDHNLHEFMKLDPKYKSIGIIGGRTGAGPQIMAADEAVKATNTEIISIELPRDTQGGAGHGNLILFGAEDVSDAKRAVEVTLKELDRTFGDVYGNSAGHIELQYTARASYACNKAWGAPIGKAFGVIVGAPAAIGVVIADTAVKAANVDIVGYASPSTTSFTNEVILFISGDSGAVRQAVMAAKEVGVKLLEALGNEPAPSNTQPYI, encoded by the coding sequence ATGGAAGAAAATTTAATGGAAAAAGTGATGGAAGAAGTATTAAAGCAATTAGGAGACAATAAAGAAACGCCCAAGGGAGAAACAGCCCAACCAAAAGCCAATATCGGCAATCCTGGTCTTACAGAATTTGTAGGTACCGCCATAGGAGAAACTATTGGCCTAGTCATCGCTAATGTTGATCACAACCTGCACGAATTTATGAAATTAGATCCTAAATATAAATCCATTGGTATCATCGGTGGACGAACTGGGGCTGGCCCTCAAATCATGGCTGCAGACGAAGCCGTAAAAGCCACCAATACCGAAATCATTTCCATTGAACTCCCTAGAGATACCCAAGGGGGAGCCGGTCATGGAAACCTTATTTTATTTGGTGCTGAAGACGTATCCGATGCCAAAAGAGCAGTAGAAGTCACTCTAAAAGAATTAGATAGAACCTTTGGAGATGTTTATGGCAATAGTGCTGGGCATATCGAGCTACAATATACCGCTAGAGCTAGTTATGCCTGTAATAAAGCTTGGGGGGCTCCCATAGGAAAGGCCTTTGGCGTTATTGTAGGGGCACCAGCAGCCATAGGGGTTGTCATTGCTGATACCGCAGTAAAGGCAGCCAACGTAGACATCGTAGGCTATGCTTCTCCTTCTACCACCTCCTTTACCAACGAAGTGATTTTATTCATCAGTGGAGATTCAGGAGCCGTCAGGCAAGCAGTTATGGCAGCTAAGGAAGTGGGAGTAAAACTTCTAGAAGCCTTAGGAAACGAACCTGCTCCATCCAATACACAACCATATATTTAA
- the eutJ gene encoding ethanolamine utilization protein EutJ codes for MDLKETNKQIKDFETLIKTQQHHPYTGELYTGVDLGTSSIVLCVLDQESRIIAGAFERAKVVKDGIIVDFIGAIEVVRRLKAQLEKQLGVHLIKAAGAIPPGVAESSQKIVTNVLEACDFQVVNMVDEPSAAAKLLKIQEGAVVDIGGGTTGISQLQKGKVVFTHDEATGGHHMNLVISGRYHVDYDQAEKIKCSQERAREILATLLPVIDKMANIVKNSIGNKGVKEIYLVGGGSQIQGFEQHFQKDLGLPIIKPYNPMLVTPLGIALSAVEGN; via the coding sequence ATGGATCTAAAGGAAACCAACAAACAAATCAAAGATTTTGAAACCCTCATCAAAACCCAACAACATCACCCTTATACAGGCGAACTCTATACCGGTGTTGATCTAGGCACATCTTCCATTGTTCTGTGTGTCCTAGACCAAGAAAGCAGGATCATCGCCGGTGCCTTTGAAAGGGCAAAGGTAGTGAAAGACGGAATCATTGTCGATTTTATCGGAGCTATTGAAGTTGTGCGCAGATTAAAGGCTCAACTAGAAAAGCAATTGGGGGTACACCTAATCAAAGCTGCTGGTGCCATACCACCGGGAGTAGCAGAGTCCTCCCAAAAGATAGTTACCAATGTATTAGAAGCCTGTGATTTTCAAGTGGTCAATATGGTAGATGAACCTTCTGCTGCGGCAAAGCTTTTAAAGATTCAAGAAGGAGCAGTGGTGGATATCGGTGGAGGTACCACTGGCATTTCCCAACTCCAAAAGGGAAAAGTAGTCTTCACCCATGACGAGGCCACCGGAGGTCACCACATGAATTTAGTCATATCGGGACGCTACCATGTAGACTATGATCAGGCTGAAAAAATCAAATGTTCCCAGGAGAGAGCCAGGGAAATTCTAGCTACCCTTTTGCCAGTCATAGACAAAATGGCCAATATCGTCAAAAATTCTATTGGCAATAAAGGGGTTAAAGAGATTTATCTCGTAGGTGGAGGATCCCAAATCCAAGGATTTGAACAACACTTCCAAAAAGATTTAGGCCTACCTATCATAAAACCCTACAATCCCATGTTAGTCACTCCCCTAGGCATAGCACTCAGTGCAGTGGAGGGAAATTAA